The sequence TACCCTTCTAGTTTTGCTTAGTATTCTGCCAAAGATTCATATCTCTTTcctcattttcttcctctttaGTGAAACTCTACTTCCTTTACTCACATGTCCACTGAATTTGAGAAACAAAAGAGAACCCCTACTTGTTGCATTGCCAAAAAACAACCTTAACTTTCCATTTTACACTATTGTCTTTCCTAGCTCCAAACTTGAAGGCACAATTCAAATCCCTTTTAGTCTAGCTCCAATTATAGTCTACTTTCTTTTAAAATGGAAGCTTTTCATCATGCCCCTATCAGCTTTCACTTTCCCTATTCTTTTCCTATCCCAACACCAACAACCAACTTTCTTGGAACTACAACTACTCCAAATTCATCATCAATTAATGGAATTAACACTTGGATGGACAGTAGAATTTGGAGTAGACTACCACATAGGCTCATTGATAGGATCATCGCTTTTCTTCCACCACCAGCTTTCTTTAGAGCTAGAGCTGTTTGTAAGAGATTTTATGGTCTTCTTTACTCTAGTCATTTTCTTGAATTGTACCTCCAAGTTTCCCCTCAGAGACATTGGTTCATTTTCTTCAAGCAAAGACTACCAAGAAACAACATTTACAAGAATAATAGTACTAATCTTGGAAGTTCTGTTGAAGGTTACATGTTTGATCCTGACAATCTTTCTTGGTATAGGCTTTCTTTTGCTTTAATCCCACAAGGGTTTTCTCCTGTTTCATCTTCTGGTGGATTGATTTGCTTTGTTTCTGATGAATCTGGATCAAAAAACATACTCTTGTGTAATCCACTTGTAGGCTCTATAATCCCCCTCCCTCCTACTTTAAGGCCTAGGCTTTTCCCTTCTATTGGCTTGACTAttactaattcatctattgattTAGCTGTGGCTGGAGATGACTTGATTTCTCCTTATGCTGTCAAGAATCTAACGACAGAGTCATTTCACATTGATGGGAATGGATTTTACTCTATATGGGGTACAACTTCTACACTTCCAAGACTGTGCAGCTTTGAATCAGGTAAAATGGTGCATGTGCAAGGGAGATTCTACTGCATGAACTTTAGCCCTTTTAGTGTGCTTTCTTATGACATAGGCACAAATAATTGGTGCAAAATACAAGCCCCCATGCGGCGATTTCTCCGTTCGCCAAGCCTTGTTGAGGGGAATGGGAAGCTTGTTTTAGTTGCAGCAGTTGAGAAGAGCAAACTGAATGTGCCAAGGAGCTTGAGGCTTTGGGCACTGCAAGATTGTGGGACAATGTGGGTGGAAATTGAGAGAATGCCACAACAATTATATCTCCAATTTGCAGAACTGGAAAATGGACAAGGGTTCAATTGTGTTGGACATGGAGAATATGTGGTGATAATGATCAAGAATAATTCAGATAAGGCATTGTTGTTTGATTTTTGCAAGAAGAGGTGGCTTTGGATTCCTCCATGTCCATTTGTGggcaatagtaataataataataatattgattatggtggtagtagTAATAATTGTTGTGGAGAATTTGGAGGGGGAGAATTGCATGGATTTGGTTATGATCCTAGACTTGCTGCACCTATTGGTGCACTTCTTGATCAGTTGACATTGCCCTTTCAGTCTTTCAACTGATAGTTAAACTGTTTTCAAGTGGGGTATCAGTAGTACTAGTACTATGAATAGTAGTAAGCCAAATTTAGTTTGGTTATTAATTACTACTATATTTTAATGTTTAATCTAGTAATTAGTGTTACATTACTAAGTATTTGTGTTTAGTAAGAAGTTTGTACTCTACTACTGTTGGTTCGCTTATAACTATGTGCTTTTACATTGattttttgcttatatatattgttaatctattatTATTAACAACTTGAGCATTTTCTTTTTACGTTTCTCTACAAAAGAGAGTTTATTACTTAGCTATAATCGAGTTTCAATATCAACACTAACATTAAGAAACTCTATATATTGACTTAGggattctttctttcttctttgtgGCAATAACTAAAACTACAAGAAAAAACTAGTAATATTTAAAACAACATAAACGTTGCAATGTTTTCAATATGCAATGGTCTTTTTAGCATCGTAATAATAACAcgtaaaaatcaaaattttcagccATGGAGAAAAGAGTAATTGATTTTTGCACTACACAGCTACCCTTACAAAACATAATTCTATTTCATTGTCTTTTGTTATGCATAATTGAATATGATTAGTTTGTTGTACAGTAGTTATATACTGAGTACACATCAGGGGCTAAAAATGTTAAGATAGATCCCTTGGTTTGCACTGATCCTAAATCCTTTGCAAATaggtatttctttttttttttttgccacgtgGAATACTACCTTATTTGCTAGAAGAAAGTTGATTTCAAATTTGTAAATGAAAATAATCTCGTGATAGATTAAtcagttttcttctttttcaaataaGTGAGAGTTTGAAATAGAAGTAAAACTTGTTCAGTTTGCATTTTTAAACAGTGAGAACAAAACCAACTACATGCAATCGTTAAATATTATGTTTAGCCGTACGTATCCCATACAAGGAGTATGAGGTTTCAGCTGAATGAATATGGGAGAACGATAGTAGACTGAATTCATGAGCATTCTCATATTGTAGTTTACTGTGCTTTAGTTATCAAATTATTTTGGTGTTATTATTTCTTTCCTGAATGCTCTACTCTTTTTTTATTACTTGTCACATTTTCTTCAcgatatttttcttttcataactactttgatttgcttgaaccAAGAATCTTTTAAAAATAGTCTCACACGCTACTTTCCCAAGAATCCTCtt comes from Capsicum annuum cultivar UCD-10X-F1 chromosome 2, UCD10Xv1.1, whole genome shotgun sequence and encodes:
- the LOC107861275 gene encoding protein UNUSUAL FLORAL ORGANS codes for the protein MEAFHHAPISFHFPYSFPIPTPTTNFLGTTTTPNSSSINGINTWMDSRIWSRLPHRLIDRIIAFLPPPAFFRARAVCKRFYGLLYSSHFLELYLQVSPQRHWFIFFKQRLPRNNIYKNNSTNLGSSVEGYMFDPDNLSWYRLSFALIPQGFSPVSSSGGLICFVSDESGSKNILLCNPLVGSIIPLPPTLRPRLFPSIGLTITNSSIDLAVAGDDLISPYAVKNLTTESFHIDGNGFYSIWGTTSTLPRLCSFESGKMVHVQGRFYCMNFSPFSVLSYDIGTNNWCKIQAPMRRFLRSPSLVEGNGKLVLVAAVEKSKLNVPRSLRLWALQDCGTMWVEIERMPQQLYLQFAELENGQGFNCVGHGEYVVIMIKNNSDKALLFDFCKKRWLWIPPCPFVGNSNNNNNIDYGGSSNNCCGEFGGGELHGFGYDPRLAAPIGALLDQLTLPFQSFN